One region of Brassica napus cultivar Da-Ae chromosome A10, Da-Ae, whole genome shotgun sequence genomic DNA includes:
- the LOC106419037 gene encoding LRR receptor-like serine/threonine-protein kinase ERL2 — protein sequence MEKVKSLGMVVVFFMLCGVVSPMNDEGKALMEMKASFSNVANMLLDWDDVHNSDFCSWRGVLCDNVSLSVVSLNLSNLNLGGEISPALGDLRSLQSIDLQGNNLGGQIPDELGNCASLAYLDISTNCLVGDIPFSISKLKQLEYLNLKNNQLTGPIPATLTQIPNLKTLDLAKNQLTGEIPRLLYWNEVLQYLGLRGNMLTGTLSPDMCQLTGLWYFDVRGNNLTGTIPDNIGNCTSYEILDISYNQITGVIPYNIGFLQVATLSLQENRLTGRIPEVIGLMQALAVLDLSGNELVGPIPPILGNLSFTGKLYLHGNKLTGPIPPELGNMSRLSYLQLNDNELVGTIPPELGKLEQLFELNLANNHLVGPIPANISSCAALNQFNVHGNLLNGSIPLGFRNLGSLTYLNLSANSFKGKIPSELGHIINLDTLDLSGNSFSGPIPLTLGDLEHLLILNLSRNYLNGPLPAEFGNLRSIQIMDVSFNSLSGVIPTELGLLQNIISLILNNNKIHGKIPDQLTNCFSLVNLNISFNNLSGIIPPMKNFSHFAPASFFGNPFLCGDWVGSICGPSLPKSQVITRTSVICMVLGFITLICMILIAVYKSKQQKNVLESSPKRSEGSTTKLVILHMDMAIHTFDDIMRLTENLSEKYAIGYGASSTVYKCTSSKTSRPIAIKRIYNHHPHNLREFETELETIGSIRHRNIVSLHGYALSPPLGNLLFYDYMENGSLWDLLHGPAGKKAKLDWETRLKIAVGAAQGLAYLHHDCTPRIIHRDVKSSNILLDGNFEARLSDFGIAKSIAAAKAYASTYVLGTIGYIDPEYARTSRLNEKSDVYSFGVVLLELLTGKKAVDNEANLHQLILSKADDNTVMDAVDAEVSVTCVDSGHIKKTFQLALMCAKRNPMERPTMQEVARVLLSLLPSPPPKKPPSPQGVEERRESHSLDTASPQWFVQFREAISKSSL from the exons ATGGAGAAAGTGAAAAGCTTGGGGATGGTGGTGGTCTTCTTCATGCTATGCGGTGTTGTTTCTCCGATGAACGATGAAG GGAAAGCGTTGATGGAGATGAAAGCCTCGTTCAGCAACGTGGCGAATATGCTTCTGGACTGGGACGATGTTCACAACAGCGACTTTTGTTCTTGGCGTGGTGTCTTGTGTGATAACGTTTCCCTCTCCGTTGTCTCTCT TAATCTGTCAAATCTGAATCTTGGAGGGGAGATTTCACCAGCACTTGGAGATCTGAGGAGTTTGCAATCAAT AGACTTGCAAGGGAATAATCTGGGCGGTCAGATTCCAGATGAGCTTGGAAACTGTGCTTCTCTTGCTTATCT TGATATCTCCACTAATTGCTTGGTTGGAGACATACCATTCTCAATCTCCAAACTCAAACAGCTGGAGTATCT GAACCTGAAGAATAATCAGCTCACTGGCCCAATACCAGCAACCTTAACCCAGATTCCAAACCTCAAGACTCT TGACCTTGCAAAAAACCAGCTAACTGGTGAGATACCGAGGTTGCTTTACTGGAATGAGGTCTTACAGTATCT CGGTTTACGTGGGAATATGTTGACTGGGACGTTGTCTCCTGACATGTGCCAGCTCACCGGTTTGTGGTACTT TGATGTGAGAGGCAACAACCTAACTGGAACCATCCCAGACAACATTGGAAATTGCACAAGCTATGAGATCCT GGATATTTCATATAATCAGATCACTGGCGTTATACCCTACAATATCGGTTTCCTACAAGTCGCTACTCT GTCACTTCAAGAAAACAGATTGACTGGTAGAATTCCCGAAGTCATTGGTCTGATGCAGGCCCTTGCTGTTTT GGATCTGAGTGGCAATGAACTAGTTGGGCCTATCCCACCAATACTTGGCAATCTCTCATTTACCGGAAAGTT GTATCTCCATGGCAACAAGCTCACAGGACCAATCCCACCTGAGCTTGGCAATATGTCACGTCTCAGCTATTT GCAACTAAATGATAATGAACTAGTGGGAACCATCCCACCTGAGCTTGGGAAGCTTGAACAATTATTCGAACT GAATCTCGCAAACAATCATCTCGTAGGGCCGATTCCAGCTAACATTAGCTCCTGTGCGGCTTTAAATCAATT CAATGTGCATGGGAATTTACTAAATGGCTCCATACCTCTTGGATTCCGGAATCTTGGAAGCTTGACTTATTT AAATCTCTCCGCAAACAGCTTCAAGGGAAAAATACCTTCCGAGCTTGGCCATATTATCAATCTTGATACCTT AGATTTATCTGGCAACAGTTTCTCCGGACCAATACCATTAACACTCGGTGATCTTGAGCATCTTCTCATCTT AAACCTGAGCAGAAACTATCTCAATGGACCATTGCCTGCAGAGTTTGGGAACCTCCGAAGCATTCAAATCAT GGATGTATCATTCAACTCTCTCTCCGGTGTTATTCCAACTGAGCTTGGCCTTTTGCAGAACATTATCTCCCT AATactcaacaacaacaagattCATGGGAAGATTCCTGATCAACTTACAAACTGCTTCAGTCTTGTCAATCT GAACATCTCTTTCAACAATCTATCTGGAATAATCCCACCTATGAAAAACTTCTCTCATTTTGCTCCAGCCAG ctTCTTTGGGAATCCATTTCTCTGTGGGGACTGGGTTGGTTCAATATGTGGCCCTTCTTTGCCCAAGTCACAAG TAATCACCAGAACTTCAGTGATATGCATGGTTCTCGGTTTCATTACTCTCATATGCATGATACTCATTGCGGTTTACAAGTCAAAGCAGCAAAAAAACGTCTTGGAAAGTTCTCCAAAACGGTCTGAAG GGTCAACAACAAagctggtgattctccacatgGACATGGCTATCCACACGTTCGACGACATCATGAGACTCACGGAGAATCTCAGCGAGAAGTACGCCATCGGATACGGCGCTTCCAGCACGGTCTACAAATGCACCTCCTCCAAAACCTCCCGACCTATTGCCATTAAGCGAATCTACAACCACCACCCCCACAACCTGCGCGAGTTCGAGACCGAGCTCGAGACCATCGGGAGCATAAGGCACAGAAACATCGTGAGCCTCCACGGCTACGCCCTTTCCCCTCCCCTCGGCAACCTCCTCTTCTACGACTACATGGAGAACGGCTCTCTCTGGGACCTTCTCCACGGCCCTGCTGGCAAGAAAGCCAAGCTCGACTGGGAGACAAGGCTGAAGATAGCCGTTGGAGCTGCGCAAGGGCTCGCGTATCTCCACCATGACTGCACTCCTAGGATCATCCACAGGGACGTCAAGTCTTCGAACATACTCCTCGACGGGAACTTCGAGGCGCGTTTGTCGGATTTTGGGATTGCCAAGAGCATAGCAGCAGCCAAAGCTTATGCTTCGACCTATGTTCTTGGAACCATAGGATATATCGACCCTGAGTATGCTCGTACTTCACGGCTGAACGAGAAGTCTGATGTTTACAGCTTTGGTGTCGTGCTTCTTGAGCTTTTGACTGGGAAGAAGGCTGTGGATAATGAAGCCAACTTGCATCAATTG ATACTGTCGAAGGCAGATGATAATACAGTGATGGATGCGGTTGATGCGGAGGTTTCAGTGACGTGCGTTGACTCAGGGCACATCAAGAAGACGTTTCAACTGGCTCTCATGTGCGCTAAGCGAAACCCTATGGAGAGACCTACAATGCAGGAGGTCGCTAGGGTTCTACTCTCTCTTCTCCCGTCTCCACCTCCAAAGAAGCCGCCTTCTCCACAGGGAGTGGAAGAACGGCGTGAGAGCCATTCCTTGGATACAGCATCCCCACAGTGGTTTGTTCAGTTCCGTGAAGCTATCTCCAAAAGCAGCTTATAa